From Canis lupus baileyi chromosome 16, mCanLup2.hap1, whole genome shotgun sequence, a single genomic window includes:
- the LOC140605964 gene encoding histo-blood group ABO system transferase-like isoform X1, producing MARMRRAQAGKTKCCSLHTVTFLLVTLFLVLSGTGFRILGNSMLGSRQAGVGKRGELDGLQAVEPSRMVYGQPKVLTPCRSDVLVLTPWLAPVVWEGTFNTDVLNEQFRLWNATIGLTVFAIRKYMVFLELFLQTAEKYFMVGHRVTYYVFTDRPADVPHVPLREGRRVEVLKVPGALSWQEVSMHRMEMISNFSQQRFLREVDYLVCMDVDMKFCDHVGVEILSPRFGTLHPGFYGAAREAFTYERRPQSQAYIPRDEGDFYYAGGFFGGSVVEVLQLTTACHQAMVVDQANGLEAVWHDESHLNRYLLDHKPTKVLSPEYLWDRQKLGWPPVMKKLRFVAVPKGHLDIRGS from the exons GGAAAACAAAATGCTGCTCACTTCACACGGTGACCTTCCTCCTAGTAACGCTCTTCTTGGTCCTTTCTGG CACTGGTTTCCGGATCCTGGGAAACTCGATGCTAGGGAGCAGGCAAGCAGGGGTAGG CAAGAGGGGGGAACTGGATGGCCTGCAGGCCGTGGAACCTTCCAG GATGGTTTATGGACAGCCCAAGGTGCTAACACCCTG CAGGAGCGATGTGTTGGTCCTGACCCCGTGGCTGGCGCCCGTTGTCTGGGAAGGGACCTTCAACACTGATGTCCTGAACGAGCAGTTCCGGCTCTGGAACGCCACCATCGGACTCACGGTGTTTGCTATCAGAAA ATACATGGTCTTCCTGGAGCTGTTCCTGCAGACGGCAGAGAAGTACTTCATGGTGGGACACAGGGTCACCTACTACGTCTTCACCGACCGGCCGGCCGATGTGCCCCACGTGCCCCTCAGGGAGGGCCGCAGGGTGGAGGTCCTCAAGGTTCCCGGTGCCCTGAGCTGGCAGGAGGTGTCCATGCACCGCATGGAGATGATCAGCAACTTCTCACAGCAGCGCTTCCTCCGTGAGGTGGACTACCTGGTGTGCATGGATGTGGACATGAAGTTCTGCGATCACGTGGGCGTGGAGATCCTGTCCCCCCGCTTCGGCACCCTGCACCCCGGTTTCTACGGGGCGGCCCGCGAGGCCTTCACCTACGAGCGCCGGCCGCAGTCCCAGGCCTACATTCCGAGAGACGAGGGTGACTTTTACTATGCAGGGGGCTTTTTCGGGGGGTCGGTGGTCGAGGTTCTCCAGCTGACCACAGCTTGTCACCAGGCGATGGTGGTGGACCAGGCCAACGGGCTCGAGGCCGTGTGGCACGATGAGAGCCACCTGAACAGGTACCTGCTGGACCACAAGCCCACCAAGGTGCTGTCCCCAGAGTACCTGTGGGACCGACAGAAGCTGGGCTGGCCCCCCGTCATGAAGAAGCTGAGATTCGTGGCTGTGCCCAAGGGTCACCTGGACATCCGGGGCTCCTGA
- the LOC140605964 gene encoding histo-blood group ABO system transferase-like isoform X2 encodes MARMRRAQAGKTKCCSLHTVTFLLVTLFLVLSGKRGELDGLQAVEPSRMVYGQPKVLTPCRSDVLVLTPWLAPVVWEGTFNTDVLNEQFRLWNATIGLTVFAIRKYMVFLELFLQTAEKYFMVGHRVTYYVFTDRPADVPHVPLREGRRVEVLKVPGALSWQEVSMHRMEMISNFSQQRFLREVDYLVCMDVDMKFCDHVGVEILSPRFGTLHPGFYGAAREAFTYERRPQSQAYIPRDEGDFYYAGGFFGGSVVEVLQLTTACHQAMVVDQANGLEAVWHDESHLNRYLLDHKPTKVLSPEYLWDRQKLGWPPVMKKLRFVAVPKGHLDIRGS; translated from the exons GGAAAACAAAATGCTGCTCACTTCACACGGTGACCTTCCTCCTAGTAACGCTCTTCTTGGTCCTTTCTGG CAAGAGGGGGGAACTGGATGGCCTGCAGGCCGTGGAACCTTCCAG GATGGTTTATGGACAGCCCAAGGTGCTAACACCCTG CAGGAGCGATGTGTTGGTCCTGACCCCGTGGCTGGCGCCCGTTGTCTGGGAAGGGACCTTCAACACTGATGTCCTGAACGAGCAGTTCCGGCTCTGGAACGCCACCATCGGACTCACGGTGTTTGCTATCAGAAA ATACATGGTCTTCCTGGAGCTGTTCCTGCAGACGGCAGAGAAGTACTTCATGGTGGGACACAGGGTCACCTACTACGTCTTCACCGACCGGCCGGCCGATGTGCCCCACGTGCCCCTCAGGGAGGGCCGCAGGGTGGAGGTCCTCAAGGTTCCCGGTGCCCTGAGCTGGCAGGAGGTGTCCATGCACCGCATGGAGATGATCAGCAACTTCTCACAGCAGCGCTTCCTCCGTGAGGTGGACTACCTGGTGTGCATGGATGTGGACATGAAGTTCTGCGATCACGTGGGCGTGGAGATCCTGTCCCCCCGCTTCGGCACCCTGCACCCCGGTTTCTACGGGGCGGCCCGCGAGGCCTTCACCTACGAGCGCCGGCCGCAGTCCCAGGCCTACATTCCGAGAGACGAGGGTGACTTTTACTATGCAGGGGGCTTTTTCGGGGGGTCGGTGGTCGAGGTTCTCCAGCTGACCACAGCTTGTCACCAGGCGATGGTGGTGGACCAGGCCAACGGGCTCGAGGCCGTGTGGCACGATGAGAGCCACCTGAACAGGTACCTGCTGGACCACAAGCCCACCAAGGTGCTGTCCCCAGAGTACCTGTGGGACCGACAGAAGCTGGGCTGGCCCCCCGTCATGAAGAAGCTGAGATTCGTGGCTGTGCCCAAGGGTCACCTGGACATCCGGGGCTCCTGA